The following proteins are co-located in the Hydrogenophaga sp. RAC07 genome:
- the pyrE gene encoding orotate phosphoribosyltransferase, which produces MVLDTGAAHAGAPDAALAQEFVQFCVDAGVLRFGEFKTKAGRLSPYFFNAGLFDDGAKLARLAQFYAKALIASGVEFDMIFGPAYKGIPLGAALAIELSRLGLNVPFAYNRKEAKDHGEGGTLVGAPLQGRVLIVDDVMSAGTAARESIALIRAAGATPHAVAIALDRQEKATETGPDGSVRDVDHSAVQYVQQQLGLQVCAIATLADLLQYLNVHTGGELDAHRQRVQAYRLRYGVN; this is translated from the coding sequence ATGGTGTTGGATACAGGCGCGGCCCATGCGGGCGCCCCGGACGCTGCGCTGGCGCAGGAATTCGTGCAATTTTGTGTGGATGCCGGCGTGCTGCGCTTCGGCGAATTCAAGACCAAGGCGGGGCGACTATCGCCCTACTTTTTCAACGCCGGCCTGTTCGACGATGGCGCCAAGCTCGCGCGGCTCGCGCAATTCTATGCAAAGGCCCTGATCGCCAGCGGCGTCGAGTTCGACATGATCTTCGGCCCGGCCTACAAAGGCATCCCGCTGGGCGCCGCGCTCGCCATCGAGCTCTCGCGCCTGGGCCTGAACGTGCCCTTTGCCTACAACCGCAAGGAGGCCAAGGACCACGGCGAGGGCGGCACGCTGGTGGGTGCGCCCTTGCAGGGCCGGGTGCTGATCGTGGACGACGTGATGTCCGCCGGCACCGCCGCGCGCGAGTCCATCGCCCTGATCCGCGCTGCCGGCGCCACGCCACACGCGGTGGCGATCGCACTCGATCGCCAGGAGAAGGCCACCGAGACCGGCCCGGACGGCTCGGTTCGAGACGTGGATCACAGTGCGGTGCAATATGTGCAGCAACAGCTCGGTCTGCAAGTTTGTGCAATTGCCACCTTGGCGGATTTGCTGCAGTATCTGAACGTTCACACCGGGGGGGAGCTCGATGCGCACCGCCAGCGGGTGCAGGCCTACCGCCTGCGCTACGGTGTGAACTGA
- a CDS encoding DUF4124 domain-containing protein produces MNPARSLTSFLPSAQRLGVCALAASALWGATAGAQTQGIYTCVDSKGRRITSDRPIVECLDREQHKLGNTGIVRQVVPPSYTADERAKLENKQRAENEIKARAAEEKRRERALLIRYPNQAVHDKERAEALAQIDDVIAAVNKRETALVQQRKEVDAEMEFYQSDPSKAPFWLRRKLEDSEKQMVVQKRFLEEQAQEKLRINQRFDEELGKLRQLWSPSTAANNAATLKR; encoded by the coding sequence ATGAACCCTGCCCGCTCCTTGACCTCTTTTCTGCCGAGCGCCCAGCGGCTGGGCGTTTGCGCGCTGGCGGCCAGCGCGCTCTGGGGGGCAACAGCCGGTGCACAGACCCAGGGCATCTACACCTGTGTCGACAGCAAAGGCCGGCGCATCACCTCCGACCGCCCGATCGTGGAATGCCTGGACCGCGAGCAGCACAAACTGGGCAACACCGGCATCGTGCGCCAGGTGGTGCCACCCAGCTACACCGCCGACGAGCGCGCCAAGCTGGAAAACAAACAACGCGCCGAAAACGAGATCAAGGCCCGCGCCGCCGAAGAGAAACGCCGCGAGCGAGCCCTGCTGATCCGCTACCCCAACCAGGCGGTGCACGACAAGGAGCGCGCCGAAGCCCTGGCGCAGATCGACGATGTGATCGCGGCCGTGAACAAGCGTGAAACGGCGCTGGTGCAGCAGCGCAAAGAGGTCGACGCGGAGATGGAGTTCTACCAGTCAGACCCGAGCAAGGCGCCGTTCTGGCTGCGCCGCAAGCTCGAAGACAGCGAGAAGCAGATGGTGGTGCAGAAGCGTTTTCTGGAAGAACAGGCCCAGGAAAAGCTGCGCATCAACCAGCGCTTTGACGAAGAGCTGGGCAAGCTGCGGCAGCTGTGGTCGCCCTCGACGGCGGCGAACAACGCAGCCACGCTCAAGCGTTGA